Proteins from one Xenopus tropicalis strain Nigerian chromosome 1, UCB_Xtro_10.0, whole genome shotgun sequence genomic window:
- the rplp0 gene encoding 60S acidic ribosomal protein P0 isoform X1 gives MLHCGGGQCWFKTNAADPYVPAWKSCGAHGKEHNDAQGYSWSSGKQPSSGEVSDIVFCDPFEKDHISVIFVIFVCLYRLLSHIKGNVGFVFTKEDLTEVRDMLLANKVPACARAGAIAPCGVVVPAQNTGLGPEKTSFFQALGITTKISRGTIEILSDVQLIKTGDKVGASEATLLNMLNISPFSYGLIIQQVYDNGSIYSPEVLDITEEALHVRFLEGVRNVASVCLQIGYPTVASVPHSVINGYKRVLAIAVETDYSFPLADKVKAFLADPSAFVVAAPAADVAAAPAAAPAKEEKQEESEESDDDMGFGLFD, from the exons atgcttcatTGTGGGGGCGGACAATGTTGGTTCAAAACAAATGCAGCAGATCCGTATGTCCCTGCGTGGAAAAGCTGTGGTGCTCATGGGAAAGAACACAATGATGCGCAAGGCTATTCGTGGTCATCTGGAAAACAACCCAGCTCTGGAGAAGTGAGTGACATTGTATTTTGTGATCCTTTTGAGAAAGATCATATTTCTGtgatatttgtaatatttgtttgTCTTTACAGACTTCTATCTCACATCAAGGGTAATGTGGGCTTTGTTTTCACAAAGGAAGATCTTACTGAGGTCAGAGACATGTTGCTGGCAAATAAG GTTCCTGCCTGTGCCCGTGCAGGAGCAATAGCACCTTGCGGGGTCGTTGTGCCCGCTCAGAATACTGGATTGGGCCCTGAAAAGACCTCCTTCTTCCAGGCTTTGGGGATCACCACAAAAATCTCCAGAGGAACCATTGAAATCTTG AGTGATGTGCAGCTGATCAAGACTGGAGATAAAGTGGGTGCCAGTGAAGCCACACTCTTAAACATGTTGAATATTTCCCCATTTTCTTATGGATTAATCATTCAACAAGTGTATGACAATGGCAGCATCTATAGTCCAGAGGTGCTGGATATCACTGAGGAGGCCTTGCATGTTCGCTTCCTTGAG GGTGTTCGTAATGTTGCCAGTGTCTGTCTTCAGATTGGTTATCCCACCGTGGCCTCTGTGCCTCACTCAGTCATCAATGGATACAAGCGTGTCCTTGCCATTGCAGTTGAAACAGACTACAGCTTCCCCCTGGCCGACAAG GTCAAGGCATTCCTGGCAGATCCATCAGCCTTTGTTGTTGCTGCTCCCGCTGCTGACGTGGCTGCTGCTCCTGCTGCTGCTCCTGCTAAGGAGGAAAAGCAAGAAGAGTCTGAGGAATCTGATGATGATATGGGATTTGGTCTCTTTGACTAA
- the rplp0 gene encoding 60S acidic ribosomal protein P0 isoform X2, which yields MPREDRATWKSNYFLKIIQLLDDYPKCFIVGADNVGSKQMQQIRMSLRGKAVVLMGKNTMMRKAIRGHLENNPALEKLLSHIKGNVGFVFTKEDLTEVRDMLLANKVPACARAGAIAPCGVVVPAQNTGLGPEKTSFFQALGITTKISRGTIEILSDVQLIKTGDKVGASEATLLNMLNISPFSYGLIIQQVYDNGSIYSPEVLDITEEALHVRFLEGVRNVASVCLQIGYPTVASVPHSVINGYKRVLAIAVETDYSFPLADKVKAFLADPSAFVVAAPAADVAAAPAAAPAKEEKQEESEESDDDMGFGLFD from the exons CAATTGCTGGATgattatccaaaatgcttcatTGTGGGGGCGGACAATGTTGGTTCAAAACAAATGCAGCAGATCCGTATGTCCCTGCGTGGAAAAGCTGTGGTGCTCATGGGAAAGAACACAATGATGCGCAAGGCTATTCGTGGTCATCTGGAAAACAACCCAGCTCTGGAGAA ACTTCTATCTCACATCAAGGGTAATGTGGGCTTTGTTTTCACAAAGGAAGATCTTACTGAGGTCAGAGACATGTTGCTGGCAAATAAG GTTCCTGCCTGTGCCCGTGCAGGAGCAATAGCACCTTGCGGGGTCGTTGTGCCCGCTCAGAATACTGGATTGGGCCCTGAAAAGACCTCCTTCTTCCAGGCTTTGGGGATCACCACAAAAATCTCCAGAGGAACCATTGAAATCTTG AGTGATGTGCAGCTGATCAAGACTGGAGATAAAGTGGGTGCCAGTGAAGCCACACTCTTAAACATGTTGAATATTTCCCCATTTTCTTATGGATTAATCATTCAACAAGTGTATGACAATGGCAGCATCTATAGTCCAGAGGTGCTGGATATCACTGAGGAGGCCTTGCATGTTCGCTTCCTTGAG GGTGTTCGTAATGTTGCCAGTGTCTGTCTTCAGATTGGTTATCCCACCGTGGCCTCTGTGCCTCACTCAGTCATCAATGGATACAAGCGTGTCCTTGCCATTGCAGTTGAAACAGACTACAGCTTCCCCCTGGCCGACAAG GTCAAGGCATTCCTGGCAGATCCATCAGCCTTTGTTGTTGCTGCTCCCGCTGCTGACGTGGCTGCTGCTCCTGCTGCTGCTCCTGCTAAGGAGGAAAAGCAAGAAGAGTCTGAGGAATCTGATGATGATATGGGATTTGGTCTCTTTGACTAA